A genomic region of Sarcophilus harrisii chromosome 6, mSarHar1.11, whole genome shotgun sequence contains the following coding sequences:
- the DHCR7 gene encoding 7-dehydrocholesterol reductase, whose translation MAPSSPTSSPKQRDPKKFPDGNGTAQGAWGRAWEVDWFSLASVVFLLLFAPLIVYYFIMSCDQYSCSLTAPVLEVVTGRSSLSEIWARTPGVTARAAQIYVVWVAFQVVLYMMVPDFCHKFLPFYVGGVQEGAVTPAGTVNKYEINGLQAWIITHLLWFANAQFFHWFSPTIIFDNWIPLLWCANILGYAVSTFAIVKGYFFPTNARDCKFTGNFFYNYMMGVEFNPRIGKWFDFKLFFNGRPGIVAWTLINLSFAAKQQELHGSVTNAMVLVNVLQALYVVDFFWNEAWYLKTIDICHDHFGWYLGWGDCVWLPYLYTLQGLYLVYHPVQLSALHALGVLLLGLGGYYIFRAANHQKDLFRKTNGHCTVWGRKPRYIECSYTSSDGRRHRSRLMVSGFWGLARHLNYTGDLMGSLAYCLACGFSHLLPYFYIIYMCVLLVHRCLRDEDRCSRKYGRDWERYTAAVPRRLLPGLF comes from the exons ATGGCACCGAGTTCCCCAACCAGCTCTCCCAAGCAGAGGGACCCCAAGAAGTTTCCAGATGGCAACGGCACAGCTCAAGGGGCTTGGGGCCGAGCCTG GGAGGTGGACTGGTTCTCCTTGGCGAGCGTCGTCTTCCTGCTGCTGTTCGCCCCCCTCATCGTTTACTACTTCATCATGTCCTGCGACCAGTACAGCTGCTCGCTCACGGCGCCCGTGCTGGAGGTCGTGACGGGCAGGTCCAGCCTCTCGGAGATCTGGGCCCGGACGCCGGGGGTGACGGCCAGAGCGGCACAGATCTACGTCGTCTGGGTCGCTTTTCAG GTGGTTTTATACATGATGGTTCCTGATTTTTGCCACAAATTTTTGCCCTTCTACGTGGGAGGCGTTCAAGAAGGGGCCGTCACCCCTGCAG GAACCGTGAACAAGTATGAGATCAATGGCCTTCAGGCCTGGATCATCACCCACCTGCTGTGGTTTGCAAATGCTCAGTTTTTCCACTGGTTCTCACCCACGATCATCTTCGACAACTGGATCCCGCTCCTGTGGTGCGCCAACATTCTGGGCTACGCCGTGTCCACCTTCGCCATCGTCAAAGGGTACTTCTTCCCCACCAATGCCCGAGACTG CAAGTTCACAGGCAACTTCTTCTACAACTACATGATGGGTGTGGAGTTCAACCCGAGGATAGGGAAGTGGTTCGACTTCAAGCTCTTCTTCAATGGCCGCCCCGGGATCGTCGCCTGGACGCTCATCAATCTGTCCTTCGCCGCCAAGCAGCAAGAGCTGCACGGCTCGGTGACCAACGCCATGGTCCTGGTCAACGTCCTGCAG GCTCTCTACGTGGTGGACTTTTTCTGGAATGAAGCCTGGTACCTGAAAACCATCGACATCTGCCACGACCACTTCGGCTGGTACCTGGGCTGGGGGGACTGCGTCTGGCTGCCTTACCTCTACACCCTGCAG GGCCTGTACCTGGTCTATCACCCCGTGCAGCTCTCGGCACTGCACGCGCTGGGCGTCCTACTGCTGGGCCTGGGCGGCTACTACATCTTCCGGGCGGCCAACCACCAGAAGGACCTCTTCCGCAAGACCAACGGCCACTGCACGGTGTGGGGCCGCAAGCCGCGCTACATCGAGTGCTCGTACACCTCGTCCGACGGGCGCCGGCACCGCAGCCGCCTCATGGTCTCGGGCTTCTGGGGGCTGGCGCGACACCTCAACTACACGGGCGACCTCATGGGCAGCCTGGCCTACTGCCTGGCCTGTGGCTTCTCGCACCTGCTGCCCTACTTCTACATCATCTACATGTGCGTCCTGCTGGTGCACCGCTGCCTGCGCGACGAGGACCGCTGCTCCCGCAAGTACGGCCGCGACTGGGAGCGCTACACGGCGGCCGTGCCCCGGCGCCTGCTGCCCGGCCTCTTCTAG